The DNA sequence TTTAATCAAGCCAAGGATCTCTTGGCAGGCGTCAAGGGTGCTGATGGCGTCCTAGACAAGGTTAAGGGCCTTTTTGGTAAATAATAATTGAGAAAATGTTAGCTCTCAGCAAAAAACACAACTAACTCTTCCATCACTAAAGTGTCAAAAGATTTCGGTTGTGTTTTTTATTTATGAGACTTTAGTAAAAGCTAATATCTTTCACCAGCTGGCTTTATGGGATTATAGCTTTAGTTCAAATCATCTGTCAAACGGGTGTTTGAAACTCAGCCCTCATATCTTTTCCCAAATGTAACTGCTCATTAGCTCATTAGTCTGTCCGGCGGGATATTTTACTGAGATTAAACGGCAATACTTTGGAAACAAAAAAGTTGAAGTTCACACTCAACTTTTCTTGCATATATAGCGCTCGATGGGATAATCTTCCTTATCCAACTGACCAGACTTCCCTACCAAGAGATTGACTAACTCTTTGGCAATCAGAGGGCCTGTGGTTAAGCCTGATGATCCTAGGCCTGAGGCTGCAAAGACCCCCGTCAGTTCAGGAACTTGCCCATATAAAGGAGCAAAGTCACTGGTATAGGCTCGGGTTCCCACCCGTTCTTGATGACGTTTAGCTCGAGAAAGGATAGGTAAATAGACCCTAGCTTGACTTTCTAGCTCCTGTAAAATCTGAGCATCTGGTATCAAATCATAGCCTTGATCATTTTCGTGGCTGGCTCCTACCGAAACTTGTCCTGCTTTAAAGGGAATAATATCCAGCTCTCCTTCTGGCATGACAACAGGCAGGTTGTCAGTCCTAAAATCCGTAAAGAAATAATCCCGCAACTGGCCCTTTTGGGGACGTATATCTACTTCATAACCGAGCGGTTCAAGGATTTCCGGCAACCAAGCCCCTGTTGCTAACAAAACCTGATCAAAGGTCTGACCTGCGAGCTGATAGGTCCCGTCTGCCAAGGTTTTCAAACTGACCTTGTCCTGAATGACCTGGCAGCCGCTGGCTGCCAAAAGAGTCTCAGTCAGACTCGCTCCTTCTACCCGAGCGCCGCCAGAGGCGTAGAGCAGCTGGTCAAAACCTTGCAAATTTGGAAACCTCGCGCTCACCTCTTTTTGACTTAAGATGGCAAGTTGGCCAATCAGCGGGGATTCTTCTCGCCGATTGCTGGCCAACGCTTTTAGCTCTGTCAACTTAGTCTCATCACGCTTGAGCAGGCAGACACCCGTCTGCTTATAGAAACTAGTATCCCAACCATCAGTCTGCAAGTCGGCTATCAAGTTTATATAGAAATCAGCTCCCAGACGAGCCATTTTATACCAAGCCTTATTGCGCCGCTTGGAAAACCAAGGACTGATAATGCCAGCCGCTGCCTTAGTTGCCTGTCCTTGACCATAATCAAAGACCGTCAGCTGACAGTCTTTTTCTTTTGAGAGATAATAGGCAGCCGTTGCTCCAACAATACCTGCCCCGACTACTGCAACTTTCATAGTCCTCCTATCCTAAGGCCACATCCATGACCATCATGATCACAAAACCAAGCATCAAACCTAAAGTCGCAATATCGGTATTGCCATTAGTCTGAGATTCTGGGATCAATTCTTCAACCACGACAAAAATCATAGCACCGGCGGCAAAGGAAAGAGCATAGGGAAGAATGGGCATCATCAGCATGACTAGACCTGCTCCTAGAACCGCTCCGATAGGCTCTACAATTGCTGACATAGAACCTAGATAAAAAGCTCGCAGGCGTGACTTACCATCGGCCCGAATCGGAATGGATAAGGCTGCTCCTTCAGGGACATTCTGCAGGCCAATTCCAATTGCCAATCCAATAGCGCCTAAGAGGGCCGCTTGACTAGGATGACCACCAGCTAATGCCCCAAAAGTGACCCCGACAGCCAAACCTTCTGGAAAATTGTGGATAGTAATAGCCAAGAAAAGCAGGGCTGTCTTGGACAATTTCTTAGGGGGTTGAAGACCTTCGGCCTGACTGACATCAGCCTTATCCAAGTGAAGGTGGGGAACTAGGGCATCAATCAAGCGAAGGGCTAGTCCCCCCACCAAAAAGCCAACCGCTGCTGGAATCCAAGACCAACTACCATAGTCAGCCTCAGCGTAGCTAATGGAGGGCTCTAGGAGAGACCAAAACGAAGCAGCAATCATAACGCCCGCCGCAAACCCCATCATGGTGTCTAAAAGCCGTCGACTGATGGCCTTAAAAAAGAAAACAATAGCTGCTCCAACAATAGTACAACCCCAAGTAAAGAGACCTGCTAGGAGGGCTAATAAAACAACATTTTGTGATAAAATCCAATCCATACCTGCCTCCTAAAGATGACTAAAAGGATTGGTGGAAGACTGACTTGGTAGAATGTCTAGGTCCCAACCTGCCGCTTCTTTCCAAGCTGTCAGCTTCACCAGTAATTTTTCAATAAAGAGTACTTCAATGTGGTGACCAGGGTCTATGGCCAAAAGGCCATCTGTGATCATATCCTGGGCAGTGTGGTAATAAATGTCGCCCGTGATAAATACCTGAGCCCCCTTAGCTAGGGCATCTTGGTAAAAACTCTGACCGCTGCCACCGCAGATGGCTATCCGACTGACAGTCGGATTGGCGCCATCATAACGAACCAGCCGTACACTGTCCAAGTCAAAGACAGATTTGACTTTAAAGGCTAAGTCTTCCAAGCGTTGTGGGTGGATATTTCCCACTCGGCCAATACCATAACCATCGGCTGTAGGGGTCAAGTACTCTCTTTCTTGGATATCCAAGAGGTCACAGAACCAGTCATTGAGACCATCGGGAACGATATCAATATTGGTATGGCTGACATAGACAGCAATATCGTGCTTGACTAGGTCTAAAAGGATGTCATTGCGTGGACTGCTAGTCAGATCCTTGAGAGGGCGAAAAATGGGAGCGTGCTTGGTAATAATCAAGTCAATCTTTTTTTCGATAGCTTCTGCCACTGTATTTTCTCGGACATCCAAGGTCACCATGACCCGCTTAATATCCTTATCTAGGTTTCCTACTTGGAGACCTGATATATCCCCCTCCATTGAAAGTTCTTGCGGACAGTAGCTTTCATATTTGTCAATAAATTCTGTAGCCTTCACTTAATCGCCTCCTTGATAGCTTCTATTCTTTGTTTGATGGCCTGTCGATCTCCTTGATTCGCTTCTGGAATCCTGTTCAGGGCCAACTCTAATTTTCCCAATTCTCTGCGCCATTTGGCTAGAAAGCCTGCTGATCTTTCTTCTAGGTGCCGCGGACCAAAGCGCTGCTCGAATGGACTGAGCCCTTCCTGTCCGGGTTGGGCCACAATGATTTCGTAGAATTTTTCCTTTTCGGCCATGACCTTTTCGGCAATAATGTGAAAATTATGGTCTGACAGCCAGGCTCGGACATCATCCTCGCGATTATTAGGCTGGAGAACCAGACGATCTAAATCTGTTAACTTTTCCTGACCAGCTGTCAAAATATCCGCAATCAGTCGCCCCCCCATGCCACAGATAGCAATAGTCGTCACGCCATCAGCAGGATCAAAGGCATCTAGGCCGTCAGCTAGACGGACCTCTATTTGCTGGTTTAAGCCAGCTGCCGCTACATTAGCCAGAGCCGACCTGCAAGGCCCCTGTGCAACCTCGCTGGCAATGGCCGAGTTGATCAGCCCTTCCTGTAAAAGATAGATAGGGAGATAGGCGTGATCGCTACCCACATCCAACAATTTAGCCCCTCCGGGAATAAAATCTGCCACATCCAGCAGACGCTGTGAAATATTTGTTTCCATAATCATTATTATAGCAGAAAAACGCCTTCTTGCCTCCTTATCTTCGGTCAGAACGGCAAAAGGCCAAGACCATTTATGTCTCAGCCTCTTTAACGATCATTATCGCCTTATTCCGTCAATCCTGCTCATTCCAAAGATTCATGGCATTGAGGAAATCATCCGATACCTGAACCTTAGTAGGATTTGCTTGATCCCGCTCTTGACGGCGCTCCTCAATTTGCCAAACCGTCGTAATTCCATCACGGGTCCAGCGTCGCAGAATAGCTGTCAGGTATTTCCAATTGCGTTTGCTATTGAAAATGCTCTCTTTGAGGGCCTCACGGATTAAGTCCGGACTGAGACCGTCTTCTCGGATATATTTTTGCAGGTCCTCCAATTCAAAGGGCGTCAGCATCCAGCCTGACTTTTCAAAATCATTGATAAGGGCCTGCAAGTCATTGGCATTATCAAGAGGATCTAGTTGGGCTGGACTGCCTTGAGCTAAACTGCCAAGCAAGTCATCCAAGCGCTTGAGAACTGGACTGGCATCAAAGATAATATCAGTCTCACCATCCAATTCAATAGTCTTCATGACCAAGAGTTCTTGATTGGTCAGATTGGAGATGGCTTGATTAATTTCTGCCACCGTTTTGCCCAAGGCATCTGCGACTCGGCTGGAAGGCATTTCGTCCACCTTGGTCGTATTTTGCAGATAGAAGAACTGCCAGACCAAATAATCATCGGCGCTTGAAAAAATGTCTTTAAAATGAAAGAGTAGGCTGCTGGGCAGAACCAGATTGCCGTTTTGATAATTCTCTAAAAATGTCATAGTTCCTCTTTATAAATAACCGTAGAGGCTGCCTGTTTTTTCCAAATCCTCCAAGCGGTAAGGCGTTTCTTGGTAGACAGCATAATTGAGCCAGTTGGTGAAGAAGGTTGAAGCTGCTAAACTCCAGCGGAGGGGCGGTTGCTGGCTTGGTTGGCCTTGGGGAAAATAATTGACCGGCAGACTAGGCCCCTTATGGGCCCTCATATCTCTCTGATACTCTCGCTTAAGAGTATCGCGGTCATACTCCAGATGCCCAAAGCTATAAACCTCCCGCAAATCGCGGCTGGCTAAAATGGACAGGCCAACTTCCTCCCCTTTGGCTAGAATTTGCAGATTGGTCTTGGCACGTACATCTGCTTCCGTCACTTGGGTATGCCTAGAATGGGGAGATAGGAAACTATCATCAAAACCCCGCATAAGGGGAGAAAAATGCTCAACCACATCCTGAGAGTAGATACCAGATAGCTTATGATCCATCAAAGCCTTATCAACCCCATACCTATAATAAAGGCCGGCTTGAGCTCCCCAACAGAGGTGCAAGGTCGAGTAGACATGGCGCCTAGCCCAGTCAAAAATTTGGCAGAGCTCCTGCCAATAGTCTACTGCCTCAAAAGGCAGGGTTTCAACCGGTGCCCCTGTGATAATCAGGCCATCAAAATAGTCAGCCTTAATATCCGCAAAGGTTTTGTAGAAGGTCTCCAGATGTTCAGGCTTGGTATTTTTAGGTTGGTGACTGGTCATATAAAGGAAGTCCAGCTTGACTTGCAGGGGCGTATTGGACAGATAGCGTAAGAGCTGAGTTTCCGTCGCTTCCTTGGTTGGCATGAGATTGAGAATCAAAACCTTGATAGGCCGGATATCCTGTCCTCTCGCCCGGGCATCATCCATAACGAAGATATTCTCATTTTTTAAAATATCAACGGCTGGCAATTTCTTATTGAGCGTAATTGGCATGAAAATATCCCCATTCTATAATAGACTACTTCTATTATAAAACATGGGGATAGGCTTTTCAAATAGAACCTTGTTAGGTTAGGCTATAAGTCCTGTCTATAACTCTCAGCCGGGGAAGTTCATCAAAATTTTAGTATCGTAACCCTCGATAGCCTGACGGCCATTAAGGCCATCCAGCTCAATCAGGAAGGCACAGCCAGCAACAATCCCCCCAAGACGTTCTACCATCTCAATGGTGGCCTTAACTGTTCCGCCTGTCGCCAGCAAGTCATCCACGATTAGGACCCGTTGACCTGGTTTAATAGAATCAGCATGCATGGTCAAGGTATCCATCCCATATTCTTTTTGATAGTCAGCAGAGATAACCTCGCGGGGCAATTTACCAGGCTTACGCACTGGTGCAAAGCCGATTCCCAATTCATAGGCAACTGGACAACCAACGATGAAACCGCGCGCTTCAGGTCCAACAATCATATCAATCTTTTTGTCTGTAGCGTACTGGACAATCTCACGAACAGCATAGCTGTAGGCATTGCCATCAGCCATTAAAGGAGAAATATCACGGAAGGTAATGCCTTTTTGAGGGTAATCTTTAATTGATGCAATATACTTTGTTAAATCCATAACGCTCTTTCTATCGGCTCTCAGCCAAAAATGTTTTACATTTCATTATAGCATAAATTGGCATAAAAGATTTAAAAATTATTTTGAAGCATAGGGCTCAGTCCTCATCAAGAAGACCTCAGCCTGAAATAAGGACGAAAAATTTGGTAGCCAAATTGACTACCAAATTTCTCATTGTTCAACATAGGCAAAGGCTCTAACAGGGGAACCGGTGGCTTTTTCCCAATGGGGATAACTAATAGCAATAAAGCTGCCAGTTGCTGGAACTTGATCCAAATTAGCCATGACTTCCAGCTGGTAAATGCCTTGTTCCAGAAGATAATATTCATTAAGGAGAGCTCCATTTTTAGCAGCCGTCTGACCACTATCGGTATCTAAGGTTTCATGTCCGAGAGCCTTAACCTTTCTCTCTTTGATGAGGAACTCCAGAGCTTCCCGACTCCAGCCCGGCGTTTCTTGCACACCTTGAGTGTTGAGATTCCTGATAGCGTCTTGGTTGGGCCATCTTTTAGACCAGTCACTCCGAAAAGCGACAAAGGCAGCTGCTTCTATCCTGCCATGTTTCTTTTCAAAATCTAAAATATCCTCTACCCGCACTTCATAATTGGGATTTTCAGCAACCTCTTTGGATAAGTCCAAAACATAAAGAGGCAAGAAAAGGTCTTCTAGGGGGAGTTCATCCAGCCATTTACCGCCTTCCACAAAATGAACAGGGGCATCAATATGTGTGCCGTATTGACCGACCACTTTGAATTGTTGGACATGAAAACCATCTTCAAGGGTAAAAATGTCCTTTTTTTCAAGAGCTGGTAAGGCAGGAAAATGGGGACTGGTCTCTGAAATTTGATGGGTTAAATCAACTAATTTTGCCTGTTTAAAGATGGCAAAGGCTTCTTTCAGACTTACCATAAAAAACCTCCCAAATTATATCTGTTTTAAAGCTTGATCCAAATCACTAATCAAATCATTGACATTTTCCAAACCGATAGAAATACGGATTTGGTTAGGTTCAATACCGCAGGCAAGGAGATCCTCCGGACTCATCTGACCGTGAGTTGTGGTGGCCGGATGCACCACAAGAGACTTAGCATCAGCGACATTGGCAAGATCTGAAAAAATGGCTAAGCTGTCAATCACCTTACGAGCAGCTTCTGCTCCTCCTGCGACATTGAAGGTAAAGATGGAGCTGGCACCCTTAGGCAGATATTTTTGTGCCAATTCGTAGTAAGGACTTGATGGCAGACTGGCATAGTTGACCTTAGTCACTTTAGGATGATTTTCCAGATATTCTGCGATTTTCTTGGCATTTTCAACATGGCGTTCAACCCGCAGAGACAAAGTCTCCAGTCCTTGTGTCAGAAGAAAGGCATTGAAGGGCGAGAGGCAGGCACCGGTATCGCGCAGCAATTGTGTGCGAACCGCTGTAATAAAGGCTGCTGCCCCGATATCACGGGTATAGCTGAGATTATGGTAAGACGGGTCTTCATCGACAAACTGCGGGAATTTCCCGGATTTTTCCCAGTCAAATTGGCCCGAGTCCACAATTACACCACCGATAGAGGTACCGTGACCGCCGATAAATTTAGTGGCCGAATGCACGGCAATATCAACACCGTATGAGAAAACATTGATGAGATAAGGGGTGGCAAAGGTATTGTCAACAACCAAAGGAATACTATGACGATGGGCAATCTCTGCGAGTTTTTCAAGATCAGCAACATTCCCCAAGGGATTTCCCAGCGTCTCAGCTAAAATAAACTTGGTGTTGTCCTTAACAGCGGCTTCGATAGCGGCAAAATCAGCCACGTCCACAAAACTGGTTGTAATCCCATAGCGCGGCAGGGTTTCTTTGAGTAAGTTAAAGGTACCGCCGTATACTGTCGTTGCTGATACAATGTGGTCCCCAGCATGCGCTAAAGCAAGAGCCGTATAAGTAATGGCTGCCATGCCAGAAGCCGTCGCCAAAGCACCGACACCGCCTTCTAACGCTGCCATCCGCTCTTCAAAAACGGCAGTCGTTGGATTGGTAATCCGCGTATAGATATTTCCTTCTGTCCGCAGAGCAAAAGAATCCTCAGCATCCTGCGAATCATTAAAAACATAGGATGTGGTTTGGTAAATCGGCAGGGCACGTGATTTAGTCGTTGGATCGACTGTTTGACCGGCGTGCAGCTGTAGGGTTTCAAATGAATAGTCTGTTGTCATAATCATTCCTCCATAGATATCATTAGGCTTATTTTACACCTAAAACTTTTTCTTGACTAATAGTTATCTAAATAAAAAAGATATAGCCGAAAGCTATATCTCATGCGTTTATGGTAAAAATATCAGACTGATTCGTCTAAAATCTATCCACATTTAGACTTGGCTCACTGAGGTTATAAATGCTTGCTGCTTTCCTTGATAAACAAGGAGGACATGAGGTGCCCATATTCTTTGAGAAAATATTGTACCCAGTCAGGACCTATTTTTGAGCAATCTCGCAGAACCCAACTGATTCCTTATTGATGAAAAACTCATCGTTTCCAAGGTTGGCTGCTAAAATTTGCTCAAGCAGTACTGTATCGGTAGCTGTCTTTCTTCCCAGCTGATGGTCAATAAGCCAGCCGTTTCATCCAAAAATCATTATCATCATTTGCTCAGGCCGGCATCACATCATTAACACATTTATCAATGAGGCCAATTTCACCGCTAATCCTGTCCAGAAAATCAATCATATTCGACCGCTGCTTGCTCCTTGCAAAACGCTCTATTCTCGGAATATCCTCAAGGATCAGCACTTTTTGAAAGGCTCTCAGGTAATATTGGTAGTCACACTGGTTCGCCTGCCAGCAAGCCTCTAAAAGTTTCTAGTCAATCTGTTTTGGCTTTTTCTCATTTTTTTAGAAAATCCTGATACAAGGTCTGTCTTTGAGAAGTCTGAATCCCATAGAAGGGAAATGAGGGCGCAGGTAGACCTCCATGCTGCCTGCCTTATCTCGATTGGCTGCTCTTTCAAATAAAGCGGTTAGCGAAGGGGCATTTTTAGTTTCCTTTTTCAATCGGCGCCACACTGGCCAAAACTTTTTTTAGACCGACTTCTGGGAAATTGATTTTGAGTTCCTGTGTCTTGCCGGATCCGGAGACTTCTAGTACTGTACCATCCCCCCATTTACGGTGGTGAGCGATGTCACCGATTTGCCAATCGACAGCCGGCTTATCAGAACCTGCTGACTGAGCTTGAGCCCCTGCGGGGCGGGCGGGTGCAAAGGATTTAGGAGCTGCTTGGGATTTTCTGGCTTGCAGAGCCTGAGCTAAACTCATACCTTGACCAAACTTCGTTTCGCTGCTGTCACTATAACTAGCCACAAAGGACGTATTGACAGGCCGAGCCAGACCCTGGTAATTCAGCAGATCATCGGAAATTTCCTTGATAAAACGTGTTGGCCGATTGTAGCTGGATTTCCCAAAGAGGGTGCGACTATTGGCATTGGTTAGGTAGAGGACTTCTTCCGCTCGGGTAATCCCAACATAGGCCAGACGGCGTTCCTCTTCTAACTCATCTTGATCTTCGGCTGCCCGACTCAAAGGAAAAACATTTTCTTCCATACCGATGAGAAAGACGACAGGAAACTCTAATCCCTTGGCCGCATGCAGGGTCATGAGGGTCACCTCAGCTGATTCGGCATCACCATCATCAGTATCTGCAATCAGAGCCAAGTCGTTAAGGAAACGGCTGAGCCTATCCAGACCAGTTTCATCTTCAGGAGCATCCTCCTTATTGTCATCAAAGTTTTTAGTAACGGTCAAGAATTCTTCAATATTTTCAATCCGAGCCTGACTTTCTAAGGTGTTTTGCAGCTGCAAGGCTTCCAAATAACCAGTATTGTCTAGTACTTCTTCTACTAACTCGGTAAGACTGTATTTATCTAAGTCTGATCGCAGCGTCAATAGCATGTTAGCTAAATCCCAAACGGCCTGTGCTGCCTTCCCCTTTATAGGCGAGAGCATGATTTGCTCAGAGGCTTCCAATAGACTGAGATTCTGTCCAAGGGCAAAGGTCCGTATTTTCTCCAATGTGCCAGGTCCCACACCTCGCTTGGGCTCGTTAATAATTCGCTCATAGCTGATATTGTCATGGGTATTGGCAATAACATTGAGATAAGAAATGACATCACGGATTTCCTTGCGGCTGTAGAACTTGGTACCGCCAACCATAGTGTAGGGAATGTTGGATTTGAGCAGGGCTTCTTCAATAGTCCGTGACTGAGCATTGGTACGGTAGAGGACAGCGAAGTCCTTGAAATCACGTCCATTGTCGCGCACTTCTCGGTCAATCGTTGAGGCGACAAAAACGGCCTCATCCCTTTCATCATTGGCACGGTAATACGTGATTTCTTCACCGTCCGCATTCTGTGTCCAAAGTTTTTTAGGACGCCGATTACGATTATGATTGATCACATCATTGGCAGCTTGAAGGATTTTCTTGGTGGAGCGATAATTTTCTTCCAAGAGAACAACTGCGGCCTCAGGATAATCCTTTTCAAAATCTAGGATATTCTGCATATCAGCACCGCGCCAGCCGTAGATGGATTGGTCAGCATCCCCGACTACGCAGATATTTTTAAAGCGAGATGCCAAGAGCTTAACCAGCTGATACTGGGCATGATTGGTATCTTGATACTCATCGACATGGATATACTGATAACGCTGCTGATAATAAGCCAAAACATCGGGGTGACTGTCGAAGAGGCGAAGCGTCAGCATAATCAAATCATCAAAGTCCATGGCCTCGCTGCGGCGCAATTCTTCCTGATAAGCTTTGTAGCACTTGGCAACAATCTGCGTATACATATCACCAGCTTGACTCTCATAAGCAATTTCATCAATCAAGTCATTCTTAGCATTAGAAATCGTTCCCAAAATAGCTCGCTCATTCCATTTTTTCGAATCCAGATTGAGATTCTTGATGATTCGCTTCATAAGGGTACGCTGTTCGCCAGGGTCAACGATGGTGAAATTACGGTCATAGCCAATATGATCAGCGTCCCGCCGTAAAATCCGTACGCACATGGAGTGGAAGGTCGCAATCAAGGTCTCTTCGGTAGCTGGATTGAGCAGCATGGCCCGCTCCCGCATTTCTCTAGCTGCCTTATTGGTAAAAGTGATAGCCAGAATATTCCACGGATTAACCATCTTTTCGTCAATTAAATAAGCAATTCGGTGAGTCAAAACTCTGGTCTTACCAGAGCCTGCTCCAGCCATAATCAAAAGCGGTCCTTGCGTTGTTTTGACCGCTTCTGCTTGTTTGTCATTCATTCCATTCAGTAAAGGATTCATGCTTTTCTCCCTTTCAATTTCGCCCTAAAATTATAACACAAATATGAAAAAGATACTAAGCTGTTAAGTACTTCGCAGAAAATGCTTAAGTTCTATGCAGCTGTAAAATCTGAAAATTAGCCTGAGAATTTAGTTTTCGCAAAAAATTAGAAATCTGAACGCAGGTGATGTAGTCCCTAGGAAAGGCACCCTATTTAAAAAAAATATAAATAGAAATAGAAAGAACCTAACCAAACGGCTAGGCACTTCCTCGGAGATTATGAAAAAGAAAAGTTTATTTAGGATGGTTATAGTATAGCTGGTTTTGCTTAAATCAGACTAAAGAAATCAGATATTTCCTGCTTTTTTCAAAAAATTTCGGTAGCGATAGCGCCAACGGCAATAATCTAAAGTGATAATCAGCTTGTTTCGCCATCTGAAATCATGTCGCAGAAAGCGAACGCTCTCCCTAAAATGTTTCAAACCGGCTGTCTGCCAATTCTCTCTGGTTAAAAATTGGCCTCTAGTTCGCCAGTACTGCTCCTCGTAACGATAGTAAAGCTTACGAACCCGAGCCAAGTGTATGAGGGGTTGGTAATTATTGGACTCTTTGTAAACGTCCGTCGGGACATTTATCAAAGCTCCGAAAAGCAGGTTTTTCCAATCATCAGGATGCTCATGGAAATGCATCCGCATAGGCTTTTGCAGGTCGCGGGGCAGCTGATAGTGCCAGCGCTTACCATTTAAAAATTCCACTTGGACATAGAAAATTTTCTTACGCTTGGCCATAACCTCTCCCCCTTACAGTTAGAGTTATTATAGCATAAGCTCCCAAATAAGCGTTCCTAGTTAGCTCAAGAATTTTCATCTCTTGATTCTCTGACATCACGCACACTTTCCCGCTTCTTCAAGCTAAAGGGAACCAAAACCTAGCATCGAAATCTCCGAATTATTGGGTAGCGACTCCGTGCTCTACTG is a window from the Streptococcus criceti HS-6 genome containing:
- a CDS encoding DUF7679 family protein — translated: MAKRKKIFYVQVEFLNGKRWHYQLPRDLQKPMRMHFHEHPDDWKNLLFGALINVPTDVYKESNNYQPLIHLARVRKLYYRYEEQYWRTRGQFLTRENWQTAGLKHFRESVRFLRHDFRWRNKLIITLDYCRWRYRYRNFLKKAGNI
- the pcrA gene encoding DNA helicase PcrA, producing MNPLLNGMNDKQAEAVKTTQGPLLIMAGAGSGKTRVLTHRIAYLIDEKMVNPWNILAITFTNKAAREMRERAMLLNPATEETLIATFHSMCVRILRRDADHIGYDRNFTIVDPGEQRTLMKRIIKNLNLDSKKWNERAILGTISNAKNDLIDEIAYESQAGDMYTQIVAKCYKAYQEELRRSEAMDFDDLIMLTLRLFDSHPDVLAYYQQRYQYIHVDEYQDTNHAQYQLVKLLASRFKNICVVGDADQSIYGWRGADMQNILDFEKDYPEAAVVLLEENYRSTKKILQAANDVINHNRNRRPKKLWTQNADGEEITYYRANDERDEAVFVASTIDREVRDNGRDFKDFAVLYRTNAQSRTIEEALLKSNIPYTMVGGTKFYSRKEIRDVISYLNVIANTHDNISYERIINEPKRGVGPGTLEKIRTFALGQNLSLLEASEQIMLSPIKGKAAQAVWDLANMLLTLRSDLDKYSLTELVEEVLDNTGYLEALQLQNTLESQARIENIEEFLTVTKNFDDNKEDAPEDETGLDRLSRFLNDLALIADTDDGDAESAEVTLMTLHAAKGLEFPVVFLIGMEENVFPLSRAAEDQDELEEERRLAYVGITRAEEVLYLTNANSRTLFGKSSYNRPTRFIKEISDDLLNYQGLARPVNTSFVASYSDSSETKFGQGMSLAQALQARKSQAAPKSFAPARPAGAQAQSAGSDKPAVDWQIGDIAHHRKWGDGTVLEVSGSGKTQELKINFPEVGLKKVLASVAPIEKGN